GCAATCATCATactttccttcttgaaaaacaCTTTTAATCAAAATCCAAATTAGGTAAGTTTTGTTCATCATCGAAACCACTAAGGGAATGTTTTCTCAACAAGTCAAAGGGTAAGTTTTCCTTGGACGATTTGGATTTTGAAGTTTGATCTTTGGTCATGGTATCTGCTTTTGTGAAAGTGATATAAGTAAAAATTTCTCCATATGGTGCATGAGAAGAATGTTGAAGAAAAGGGGAATAAAGGAAGCTAAATATGCAGAAGTGGCTGGACAGAATTAATATGTGGAAGCTAGGTCTAAAAGGGAGGTAGgtttgacaccatgaaagaaagttGAGTAAAAAGAGGACAAAGTACAGCccgagtgccaaaacttggcaagagggggacacttaagtgccaaaagtttgaaaagtgacacttaagtgtcaaaattggagtaaaatggatcacttaagtgctaattcGGCCAAATTACTGACGTGACGATTTTCCAATGAGGAGAGTGCAAAACAAGTGTTgtttttgcacgccgacgtggctaaaaaaattgcaaaaatgacgtcgttttgtctcaacgtggtaaataattaatatgaaaattaattaaattaaatttaaaactaaatttatttaaaatatatttttaaataaattaaaaacttaaattaaaataaaagaataaaaaagggagCCCAAAGGGAGGTggttgagggttgagccctcgccgccgtcggGAAGGGTTagcgatggagggggagggttggctggggtcgccggcccttggttGACCGGTGGCGAGGCCATGACCCTTGCCCGGGGGCAGGGTctgcgagggctcgcgagccctcaccggatTTGGGGCGAGGGTTGGCGGCCCTTGCttggtcgggcgagggccgcgaccttcctctagatttgggcgagggcttgcaagccctcgccatCGGCCGGCCGACGTCGCCGGCCCCTGGTCAGGGCCTGACGACCTTAGCCAATGCTTCCCCCATCGTCGTCGGCGCTTCCCGGTGACGGTGGGGAGgcggtgagggccggcgagcccttgccggatctaaGCGAGGGCTTGGTCgtagcccttgcctagatccgatcaagccctcgcctagatccgatGAGGGCTCACGGGCCCTCACCGTTGGttggccgggggccggcgaccccgaccgaccctcctCCCTCCATCGCCCGCctttcccggcggcggcgacggcttAGCCCTTAGCCTCCCTTTGGCTCcccctttttaaatttaaatttaaattttaagtttttttttttaaaattttttaaatattttaaataaatttaattttgcatttaatttaattaatttttatattaattatttaccacattaaagacaaaatgacgtcattttttgtattttttagcCATGTCAGtgtgcaaaatgacgccgttttgcactcacCTCGCCGGAAAATCcccacgtcagcaatttggccggattgacacttaagtgattcattttgttccgattttggcacttaggtgtcaatttccaaacttttagcacttaagtgtccctccatgccaagttttggcactctgtGTGCGTACCTCGGTAAAAAGAGATGTTAAGGGAAAAATGTATTGTAtattctttcatttattaatgatGTACAATATGGGTCCTATTTATAATACATAGGATcaaaaacaaggaagaaaaatatacaaagaaaggaaaaagatttgTTGATACATAATATTCTAATCAACATCAATTAAAACCAACATTGAGATCAATTTAGAGTTGCAAGATCAATTAGTTGGGCAACGTATCTTCAACACTCTAACTTAATCAATCATCCACGTGTGTGTTCTTTTAGAGTTTGTTGCTCCGTAGCCCACAAGAAACATTCGCGGTTTCCAACTATCATTATCGAATGGATAGAGGCAAAACATCCCAGTTCACTTACAATTCATTTTGATTAAGTCTCTCTACGTTGACTCATacaaatgataaatttcaattttcatgctCGACCTTGCTTCAATTATGCATCAGAACAGAAAAGAGTAAGGAGCAAAAGACAAGTTCAGAATGAAAACAAACATAGGCATCGaagttctaaaaaatgattttaccGGATATTCAATAAACGTATTAAAACGACTAGAGGCTCTTTTGTATGGTCAATAACATCCCATGACAGACTACTGTGAATATCTATAGCTGTTGTCCTTTACTATCTTCAAGTCCTCGTTCAATTCCAACGTGGGTGGTAATGACCGAAATTCCAGTTTGGGGATATACTTAATATTGTTGGAAAAAATATtagataatatgaaaaataagaattatcaGAAATCTGTtggaaaagacaagaaaaataatatcaatCATTTTGAGTCTTGTAAGCATTGTCCTTAATAACAATTTCGCCTCTCATAGTACGGAACTAGGCGCGTAAGGCTCTAGCATCTATACTCTCAAGATACAAcatatcttattttttattccacaCAGAATAATAGAAGGAAAAGGAACAATGGTATGTGTATAAcctaataaagaaaagaaaaatagaaggaaaggaaattctcttttCTAATTCATTGTTTTCAAGGATtgtgatttcaaatttttatattcaaatgaGAGGAAGAGTCGTTAAAAAgacttttataaatttattgacGATTAATAGATGACTATTATCTTGCTCTCACGAAAAGATGAAACATTTATGAAGAAGTTAATCAAACATCAACTTGGCTGTTGGAAAGCTGTTACATAGACAAACTATTACAAATTGATGAAGATAAAAAACAGTTATAAATTAatagtttttcaatattttaaaattgttgaaatatcTAGCAAACTCTTATCGATCCTACATGATCGAGCATGGGTTTTCATAGTAACTTGGGTATGGATCCGCAACATAAGCAATTTCGCGGTGCGGAACTCCGCCGATGTACGGCCATACTATGGGCGGCGCCTCCTTGTCCTTGCTCTCTTTCTTGTCTTTCTCGTCAAGCTTGCTCACGGTCACTATTTTCGCGAACCCGACTTTCTTCCTAAGCAAAGTGGTGAGGTTGACTGCATCCACATCTCCGGTAACCTCAATCCGGTCTTGGTCACCCACAAGTGCCACGGATTGAACTCCTAGAGTGAAACCAACAGAGGTTACAGATCAATTTTAAATCAAAAGAGGTCCTTTCTTTCCTTGCTATTCTCAATCTCGCAACACCTAACATAAGTTACAGAAGATACACCTAAATGGTTGTCgagatataaaagaaatatcGAACAATCACCTTGAAAGCCACCGGCAAGTTTCAAAGCTTTGGAGTGAGGGTTTCGGGGgctgaaacaaaaaaatcttgTGGCGTGGTCTTTCATAGACACGTTAATCACGACCTTTTGctacagaaaaaagaaagaaagaataaaataagaaaaaaaaaaatcaagaaggtgAATTTGAcgtaaattgattttattacCTTCATGGTGCTTGCTTCGATTAGGAATGGTCAGTCGAAATTCTTCAATTTGCTCGAATAAATTATGAGAAGTCGTTGGAGGAGGGCTGAAGGCGAAATAAGGTACCGTACTCTATTTATAGCATCTCCTTGGGAGAAGATTCAATGACTTTTAAACAAAGGCAGGACGTAGTCAGAAGTCAAGCTTGTCTATTcttgttatttaattttaaatacatCATGCCACCTCTCTGCCTCACCATCTATATGCCTTACATAATTGATGGCATATGCTTCAGAGATTATAATTCTGAAGTATGGGACTTGGTAGGAAATTTCCAGTCGTACAATGGAGTTAATCAAACAAATGACTATGTAAATAAATTCAATATCCAACCCACAAAAGATCTATTGAAATTCGACCGATTAAGAAGCATGATTAGTCcaatccataatttttgtcgCTAATTGAAGTTCTGTAGAAAGGCCTTGTCTCTAGAAAAAGTTCCCCTAACTGACTCTAACCAGCCAAAGTCTCAGATGATCATTGTCATCACCGCCATTATCacgcctctctctccctctctctcgctccccctctccctccctgACTTGAGAATGTGAAGTCAATAGCATGAGCAGACGAGGACGACCAACTTGAAGGAATAAATGGACAAAGCAATGGTCGTTAAGGGAGAATCAAAGGAAAGTTCACGCTCCATCTAAAGTAATGACTGATTCAAACCAGGTTCAATCACTGGTTTGTCACCTTAGCTGTTTTGTCATTTACTCAGATGATCATTGTCATCACCGCCATTATCacgcctctctctccctctctctcgctccccctctccctccctgACTTGAGAATGTGAAGTCAATAGCATGAGCAGACGAGGACGACCAACTTGAAGGAATAAATGGACAAAGCAATGGTCGTTAAGGGAGAATCAAAGGAAAGTTCACGCTCCATCTAAAGTAATGACTGATTCAAACCAGGTTCAATCACTGGTTTGTCACCTTAGCTGTTTTGTCATTTACTGGTACTGGCGTGTAGCACACTCATCTGATGTGCACACTTGGAAAATTTCTTCAAAGCTCCCTAACATGAAACTTCCCTGAGGTTTAAACTCGAGAGGAAAGAGCTCTCTCAATTTGATCTTATGTGGAGGTATTTTAATATGGTAGCTGAGAAGGATGTTACTTCAAACACAGAACTATAGACAAAGGAGCATTCACATTTTCCCGGCACCATTCCGCGACCTAAGGTCCGAAGTTGCTGTGTCTGTCGTCACAACCCAACCAAGATACTAGTAGCCAGAAGGTCTGTCCATATGTCGTGGTTGTGCAGTGCTACACGAGCCGTTCAGAGGTTTACTTGCGACGCGAATCGAACTCGTGGTTCATGACCTCTAAGAAGACGGGCTGACTCCTTTATCACTAGGTCGATGCTCTTGTTGGTGAGCGCATGTTTTGATTCTGTTTTTTATTGTACGCGGGGCATATCAGAGTCCCACGCGCGTGGCTATACCAACCGCAAATTGGTCAGAAGAAATTATCTCCGATCCGATCGAGGACTCGGCCAATTTTTCagttcttcaagaaattgagtcTATCTAGATGGCGTAGCTCTTGGTTGAAGTCTAAGTCTTTTTAGTCATGAAAATGAAATCCTCCCTCGTCCCGCGGGATTCGTTTCACGCCaagcaaaaatcataaaatatgcAACTATCACCGGCTGAAGCTCCTAGAATTGACTACTGAACTCGTAATTTGATCGATCCAAGTCGATGCATGGCCGGCGAAATTTCTAAGCTCCCTCTTGGAAAGGTCGTGGCCATTAATTTGATTAGACCTCGTTTGAAATGGAGAGATCAAAGAGGTCCGATTCATATGTTTTCGTCGTTGCCGTAGTCCATGGGGTTGTAGCCCACAAAGTATGAGGAGGCATAACAAGACAAGAGGAAGATAATTGCTAGAAATTCAGAAGAGACCAAACAATGTGTCATGCATGGTGCTAGAGATCAATGTGTCTCGTGTGGTGCATAGAGTTCAAAACACACCCTTAACATAAACACACGTAAGTTAAAATGGTCTCTGAACCGAGGAATATATCTATATAACAACATCGAAGCCATGCATCACATGAATAAACATAATTATTGAATTTCCAACGGTCATGGTTGTCGGAAAAATTACCGTTTATTTAAACggaaattcgaaattattaacCATGGCTTTTCATgagattcgatttttttttttttttttttttgcaatcttTTTGAGACGAGTCAGGCCCATACATACAAGTAAGATGTCAAGATTAGGTATAATCAGACCTGTCCAATGCGCAAAGTCCACTCGAGAGCCTACGACTTCAAATGACACTTGCGTAGATGTTCTCATATTAAACCAAAAAGTTTCCTTGTATTTTTTGGCAAAAGAacacttcaagtgccataactttggccaaaaggacacttaagtgccataacttacgaaaggtacacttaagtgccacattcgaagaaaaacggatcacttgagtgccactccggccaaaatccggccaaaacgctaacgtggcgtttttccggcgaagcgtgcccaaaacgacgttgttttgcacgctgacgtggccaaaacggcgtcgttttgggctgacgtggtaaaaaaaaatttaaaaattaatttaaaaattaaatttagttaaaatattttaaaataataattttaaaattaaatttagttaaaatatttaaaaataataattctaaaattaaatttagttgaaatattaaaaaattaataattaaaaaaaaaaaaaaaaaaaagtgggggaggCGGTGAGGGATCCCTCGGCCGCTctcgccgccccgccgccgccggaagggccggcggcgatgcggggagggtcggccggggtcccCTGGCCACGGCCGGGTCGGCGACcacggccgaccggcggcgagggctcgcgagccctcgccggatctgtggcgagggctcgcggcccttgcccatccggcgagggctcgcggccctcgcccggccagcCAAGGGCCGCCACCCGGGCGGGCGACCCGCgagcggcggcccttggcccggcggcgagggccgccgacctcgccggatctgggcaagggccgcgaccctcccgAGATccgtggcgagggctcgccgccggtcggccggggtcgccgccCGGCCGgggcccggcgacccggccgaccctcgcccaccgtcgccggcccttcccgctgcggcggcgggcggcggtggcggcgagagagcctcccaactttttttttaattttaaattattaatttttttaatatttcaactaaatttaatttcaaaattattaatttaaaatattttaactaaatttaatttttaaattatgatttttaaatattttaaataaatttaatttaattaatttttttgccacgtcgccaaaacaacgccgtttggCCACGTCGCGGTGAAAACGGCGTTATTTTGAGCTCCGTTCGCGGAAAAGTGCCACGTcacattttggccggattttcgccggattggcactcaagtgatccattttactccgattttggcacttaagtgtaccttttgtaagttatggacttaagtgtccctttcgCCAAAGTTAAAGCACTCAGAGTCCGCGCGTCTGTATTTTTTATACGAGGGACCTTTTTTTTCCCCGTTCACACTATAAATTTCATAACAGTGGTCTGAGTCTTTAACCCGACGTCCTTCACATGACATAGGGTTTAATTCAGTAAACAAGAAATTCTTGCCTGCACCCAAATCCATCATAGATCAAGTGCAATCACATTAGTTTGATCCGTGTTGGACTTGCATAGTCAATAGCTATGATGGAGCTGCGATTcacgtgaatttttttctttttccagtaaAACGAGTCTGAGATAATATCAGCCGCATGTTCAATATCTTAATAAGAATGGCATTTCAAGATCGATCAACGTAAGTGTTTAAACGAACTTGCAACGCAACTATCTTGTTTCTTGGCTTGACTCGGGGTTCCGTCGAATCCCAACAGTGGAATTTACGATGGGCACGAGGTGCGACGGGGTTGGGAGCGGACCATGTTGCCCGTCGTTTGCTTCATGTGAAAGGAACTGCACAGGCAATAATGACGGGTCCATTTAATTAAGACAAATTGAGtcgaattttctttcttgctctGGCGACTTGAAAAGTCAAACTTTCTCGTGTGGATTGGTGTATTCAGAATCGTATTATATTCTTCTCAAGGAAAGATGGAATATTAAATATATTCTGATAATCTTGAAGAAATCATCCAATAATAGAGGAGGACCTGTCGATTTTAGAACAATAAGAAGATGTCGCTTGCACTCATTGatgaattttatattagttGAATAGTCAATGAGTCAGTTCTGTCGTCAACAACGCATTAATGGAAATCGGCGGAACTAGGAAGGATACGTTTTCCTAAGTTTGTCCTTGCACTCTTCCGTATTCGTAGCAGGCCTGAAAAATTCTACGAGTAATGTTAGATGTGCTAAGATCGGTATGCAAATACAATATGCTAATAAGAGTGATGTGTCGCGTACTATAAATGAGGATCAAATAACAAATTGATGGACACGTAACTTATCGCTATGCATTCGGTGTTGATTTCAGTGTCTCTCATCCATCACAGCCCGGACTGAGAGGGCGACCCAGTCTAGCTCACCCGAGGAAGTTCATAGTGCTTGGACATCACATCTATTGCCTTGCGATCCTTGGACTACCTACCTCTTGGCCACTAAGGCGTATACCTTACTCGCTCGTCCTCCTCATCCCTCAGTACCGACCCTCTCAGGGAGCGCCTCGTAACATGGCATAATCAAGCAGGACGCATTGCAGCACGGCCTTATCGTGGACGAACGGGTCGAAGAGGTACATGAGGATCATCACGACGCTGAACGGGAGGAAGTACAGGTGAGCTCAATCGGGAAAGCGGAGCGAAAACGACTTGAGGAAGCAGCCTTCCGTTGAGTAGATGTCTCTGCAAACTCCACCAAGGAAAATGGGAGGCTCTCCTTCTTCATACAATTCAATTTTGAACACATGTTCCATTAGCAAGTAACTCCTGCATGtggttgaaaaagaaaaacagacaAAAAGAACAACATGGTTAATTTTACTAACATGTACGTATCAAGGAAATGTCAACACTAGTTTGATTGAAatgcatagtttttttttttttgggtcaaaacgAACACTTTGTTTCATTAATTCATTCAAAAGAGCAGTAAGTTGATATAAGTGTGTGATggtttttaatatattattagaataatagtttatttgggatcacaaaaaattaaatcatatgACTATTATGTTAGCAAAAATTAAATAGTTTATTGTGGGATCCacatcttcaagaatttgtggctCATAATAGACTGTTATTTTCACAATATTCTTATGACTATTATGTTAGCAAAATCCGTTTCTTAACGCAAGATATTCCAAAGGGGTTATGGAGGTGAAGACGACCAATTGCAAGGGGACAGAAAACAACCTTCACCTTGAACAACAGGGCCAGCAAAACCCTGCACTCATCTATTATATCTCGTAAGGCCCAAGGGCATTAGGCTTGGCCCATGATAAGCTCTGTCGACTTCAGTGCCCAGATCAGCCACGTTCAGTTCAGTCCCCGCTTGCAAGTGCAGAAGCGACTCCTTCACTGCTAGGGTTTCCGAGAACAGAGCCGAGGGAGCTCGCACGCCCTTCGCCCTCGGAAACCGACTAATTGGGATGGACAAGATTTCATTGACGATACGATCATCTAAGAGATCGTTTAGTTCCTGCTCCTTCCCCAGCCGCTCCTCCTGGTTGATTGAGTCAGTCACTTTTTGGGGGGCCTTCTTGATTGGCTGGCCCTCCATTTAAACCACATGACGGCCACTTATCCTCACGAATATCAATGGATTTACCGTCACCCACCGACCAATGAACCTTAGGGTAGATTGCATCCCAGCACGTGATCAAGCTTTGCCATTCCCACGATGGCCGAGCTCCATTTCCAGCTTTCCAAACATcacttctagaaaaataaatgccTTTTGAGGACTTTTTGACTCCATAAAGCAGAAGGGACTTAGAGTCACCAAACTTGCTTTCCCAACATAGCTAAATTGAAAGTGATCAAGTCTTTAAatcccccatctctctcttctttttattttattcatttatttattttcaagatCTCCCATTTCTTTCAATGCAAACCCTTTTTTGACTCATTATTTCTCTACCAAAAGGATGCTATCTTTTGTTCAATTGCTTTGCTCATGGGGATGGGAATCTAAAAAATGGACATTGCATATTAAGGTAACGCCTACACAACTGTTTTAATCAAAATTAGACATCAAATTCTCTTTACAGCCCTTTAGTTTCATATTAACCTTGGCTAGTATCCAAGCGAACATTTGTTTCCAACAATATTTCTAGGTATTTCTTGTCTTCTCAATGATCAGTACTCTCAATTCTTGTGCCATAATCTTCTTCAAATTCGGTGAGTAACCATTACTAAAAAAATACCTAACTTGTTGAAATTAATGGCCTTGACCTGATGCATAacaatattgattcaatatGGCATCTAAGTTCTGGCACTCCAAGACTATaccatttgagaaaaatatagccTTATCAGCAAATAAAAAGTGGGAAAGAGTAGGGCATAACGTGTTCAGCTTGGTATCTCTAAGACTCCCATCTTTAGATGACTTGTTTCGTAGCCTAGAAAGGACATTAGCCACCAAGATAAAAAGCTAGAGTGGTAAAGGATCTCCCCATCTAATTTGATGTGAGGGCTGAAACAAGTGTAAGGGTTCTCCATTAACCTTCAAACTAAATGATATTGTTGTGACGTGTTGCATAATTAGGGACATCTAACATTCATAGAAACCCATCTTAAGTATGCATGTCCTAAAAAAATCCCATTCCAAACTGTAGTGCGCTTTTTGTATATCTAGTTTCAGAattacttgaaatttttttttgctctttctaATTCTCAATTGGTGTGAAACCTCCTAAATAATCAAGATATTGCCTCGGATTTGCCGACCACTTAAAAAAGGCACTTAGCTTGATGGTAGTTAACTCACGGAAACAACTTTTCTAATGGTTAGCCACCTTAGAAATTAATTTGTAACTAAAATGACATAAGCAAATTGGTTTGAACCAGCGGTGAGCGTCTTGTTGAGCAAGGGgtcaagaagaaagaagtgaCCATCCGGAACACTCATGATCGGACATCTTCCCTATAGTGATGATGGAATTAATCGTTCAAACCATCCGAACCAGGAGCCTCTAAAGTATCCCTTTGGAAATCTGCTTGTTTTACTTCCTCTGCCGTAAGTGAGGCAATCGAGCCTTCATTCATCTCCTCTCTGACTATACTAGGGCATTGGTCAATAATTGGTTTGAAGTCTCCAGAACCCATGGACTTATAAAGGCACTTAAGTTGTTTGGATGGCAAGACAATGATTGTTCAGTGGATATTCTGCGAGCCACATAGAccgattttattaataaaataacgcCACGTCAGATTTGCAGTAAGCTCGTTGGAGTTGGTGTTtaagtattttattttcaataaaaatgataattaagtgtgccttttggaagttttgacacttatatGTCCTCTCGTGCCGACTTGTGTCACTTAGGGTGTTCTTTGCCTCCCAAAGAGCTATATGGCCAATCCTTGACTTGCCTGTCCAGATTCAGCAAAACCATGACTCTTTTCTAGACTTGCCTTGAGAAAATACATTAAAAGAACAGATGAAAACCTCAGGAGGCCTTCCCCA
The sequence above is drawn from the Eucalyptus grandis isolate ANBG69807.140 chromosome 11, ASM1654582v1, whole genome shotgun sequence genome and encodes:
- the LOC104425195 gene encoding disease resistance protein Pik-1 — encoded protein: MKQKVVINVSMKDHATRFFCFSPRNPHSKALKLAGGFQGVQSVALVGDQDRIEVTGDVDAVNLTTLLRKKVGFAKIVTVSKLDEKDKKESKDKEAPPIVWPYIGGVPHREIAYVADPYPSYYENPCSIM